A stretch of the Streptomyces venezuelae genome encodes the following:
- the nirB gene encoding nitrite reductase large subunit NirB — protein sequence MTKPTILLIGHGMVGQRYLEALAERGVTATHRVTVLCEEPRPAYDRVHLTSYFSGSTPEDLSLTPAGFMAEHGIELHLDDPAVAVDRAARTVTARSGRTFGYDVLVLATGSYPFVPPVPGKDAPGCFVYRTIEDLLAIEEYAKGRTRGAVVGGGLLGLEAAGALQGLGLDTRIVEFAPRLMPAQVDEGGGAALLRTIESMGLTVHTGVGTQEVATGPDGAVGGMLLSDGSTVETELVVFSAGVRPRDQLARDCGLAVGERGGITVDSRCRTSDPHVYAIGECALASDGRVYGLVAPGYEMAETAAEDLLGGRDKEFTGADLSTKLKLLGVDVASFGDAHGATPDSLDVVYSDSRSGVYKKLVVAPDGVLLGGVLVGEADAYGLLRPLTGSVPPVSPEQLVLPAGVGAPAAFGPSALPDDAVICSCHNVTKKAIAACDTLAEVKKCTKAGTGCGSCIKVIGQLLPASTDKGLCDCFGYTRAELYEIVRTLRLNSYQALLDSHGREGARGGDGCEVCKPTVGSIIASLAPVIGASGYVLAGEQAALQDTNDHFLANLQRNGSYSVVPRIPGGEITPEKLIVIGEVARDFGLYTKITGGQRIDLFGARVDQLPQIWARLVEAGFESGHAYGKALRTVKSCVGQTWCRYGVQDSVRMAIDLELRYRGLRAPHKLKSAVSGCARECAEAQSKDFGVIATANGWNLYVGGNGGATPRHADLLAQDLSDAELVRLIDRFLMFYIRTADRLERTSTWLERLEGGLDHLRDVVVRDSLGLCAELEALMAEHVAHYRDEWAETLDDPDRLRRFVSFVNAPGAPDPTVKFVPERDQVKPDLTVLTLGATR from the coding sequence ATGACCAAGCCCACGATCCTGCTCATCGGGCACGGCATGGTCGGCCAGCGCTACCTCGAAGCGCTCGCCGAGCGCGGTGTGACCGCCACGCACCGGGTCACCGTGCTGTGCGAGGAGCCCCGGCCGGCCTACGACCGCGTCCACCTCACCTCGTACTTCTCCGGCAGCACCCCCGAGGACCTCTCGCTCACCCCGGCCGGGTTCATGGCCGAACACGGCATCGAGCTGCACCTGGACGACCCCGCCGTCGCGGTCGACCGGGCCGCCCGCACCGTCACCGCCCGCTCCGGCCGGACCTTCGGGTACGACGTGCTGGTGCTGGCCACCGGCTCGTACCCCTTCGTACCGCCGGTCCCCGGCAAGGACGCCCCCGGCTGCTTCGTCTACCGGACCATCGAGGACCTGCTCGCCATCGAGGAGTACGCCAAGGGACGCACCCGCGGCGCGGTCGTCGGCGGCGGCCTGCTCGGGCTGGAGGCGGCCGGCGCCCTCCAGGGGCTGGGCCTGGACACCCGGATCGTGGAGTTCGCCCCCCGGCTGATGCCCGCGCAGGTGGACGAGGGCGGTGGCGCGGCCCTGCTGCGGACCATCGAGTCCATGGGGCTGACCGTGCACACCGGGGTCGGCACCCAGGAGGTGGCCACCGGACCCGACGGCGCGGTCGGCGGCATGCTGCTCTCCGACGGCTCGACCGTCGAGACCGAGCTCGTGGTGTTCTCCGCCGGGGTCCGGCCCCGCGACCAGCTGGCCCGGGACTGCGGGCTGGCGGTCGGCGAGCGCGGCGGCATCACCGTGGACTCCCGCTGCCGGACCTCCGACCCGCACGTCTACGCCATCGGCGAGTGCGCCCTCGCCTCCGACGGCCGGGTCTACGGCCTGGTCGCCCCCGGCTACGAGATGGCCGAGACGGCCGCCGAGGACCTGCTGGGCGGCCGGGACAAGGAGTTCACCGGCGCCGACCTGTCCACCAAGCTGAAGCTGCTCGGGGTGGACGTGGCCTCCTTCGGCGACGCGCACGGAGCCACCCCCGACAGCCTGGACGTGGTCTACTCCGACTCCCGGTCCGGGGTGTACAAGAAGCTGGTGGTCGCCCCCGACGGGGTGCTGCTCGGCGGTGTGCTGGTCGGCGAGGCCGATGCCTACGGCCTGCTGCGCCCGCTGACCGGCAGTGTGCCGCCGGTCTCCCCCGAGCAGCTGGTGCTGCCCGCCGGGGTGGGCGCCCCGGCCGCGTTCGGCCCGTCGGCGTTGCCCGACGACGCGGTGATCTGCTCCTGCCACAACGTCACCAAGAAGGCGATCGCGGCCTGCGACACCCTCGCCGAAGTCAAGAAGTGCACCAAGGCGGGCACCGGCTGCGGCAGCTGCATCAAGGTGATCGGCCAACTGCTGCCGGCGAGCACCGACAAAGGGCTCTGCGACTGCTTCGGCTACACCCGCGCCGAGCTCTACGAGATCGTCCGTACCCTGCGGCTGAACTCGTACCAGGCACTGCTCGACAGCCACGGCCGGGAGGGCGCCCGGGGCGGGGACGGCTGCGAGGTCTGCAAGCCGACCGTGGGCTCGATCATCGCCTCGCTGGCCCCGGTCATCGGAGCCAGCGGCTATGTCCTGGCCGGCGAGCAGGCGGCGCTGCAGGACACCAACGACCACTTCCTGGCGAACCTCCAGCGCAACGGCTCCTATTCGGTGGTCCCGCGGATCCCCGGCGGTGAGATCACCCCGGAGAAGCTGATCGTGATCGGCGAGGTGGCCCGGGACTTCGGCCTCTACACGAAGATCACCGGCGGTCAGCGGATCGACCTCTTCGGCGCCCGCGTCGACCAGCTCCCGCAGATCTGGGCCCGGCTGGTGGAGGCCGGCTTCGAATCCGGGCACGCGTACGGAAAGGCCCTGCGGACGGTCAAGTCCTGCGTGGGGCAGACCTGGTGCCGGTACGGGGTGCAGGACAGCGTACGGATGGCCATCGACCTGGAGCTGCGCTACCGGGGCCTGCGCGCCCCGCACAAGCTGAAGTCGGCGGTGTCCGGCTGCGCCCGCGAGTGCGCGGAGGCGCAGAGCAAGGACTTCGGGGTGATCGCCACCGCGAATGGCTGGAATCTGTATGTCGGAGGGAACGGCGGGGCCACTCCGCGCCACGCGGACCTGCTCGCCCAGGACCTGTCCGATGCCGAGCTGGTCCGGCTGATCGACCGGTTCCTGATGTTCTACATCCGCACCGCGGACCGGCTGGAGCGGACCTCCACCTGGCTGGAGCGGCTGGAGGGCGGGCTGGACCACCTGCGGGACGTGGTCGTGCGCGATTCGCTGGGACTGTGCGCGGAACTGGAGGCTCTGATGGCGGAGCACGTCGCGCACTACCGCGACGAATGGGCCGAGACCCTGGACGACCCGGACCGACTGCGCCGGTTCGTGTCCTTCGTCAATGCGCCGGGCGCCCCCGACCCGACCGTGAAGTTCGTGCCGGAGCGGGACCAGGTCAAGCCCGACCTGACCGTACTGACCCTGGGAGCGACCCGATGA
- a CDS encoding NAD(P)/FAD-dependent oxidoreductase: MTSQQRVVVIGGGLAGLRLAQRLAPAVVTVLGEEDHAPYNRVLLAEVLAGRYAPEVAALPAAGPGLRRGVRAVRIDRAERRVHGDDGSVEPYDTLVLATGSNPVLPPLRGLFEPEGRDLPDGVHPFRTMDDCLALGEAVRPGLRVVVIGGGLLGVSAARALAARGAQVVLTQQGERLMERQLDTEASALLHAHLTALGVEIHTECRVRGLSTQPSAGRRRVTGAELADGYRLDADLVVLACGVRPRTGLAQAAGLAVRRGVLVDDELRTSDPHIHAIGDCAEHAGQVYGLAGPALEQAEVLATLLTDRAREPASPDGAAAGGGVTANAPRTYTGTRALTRLTLPTGIDLAAFGQTTPGPGDDVIRLADATRRTYRKVVVRGDRLVGGVLLGELSAVGTLARTWEGDEPLHATHQLIHLLTDDGGS, from the coding sequence ATGACCTCGCAACAGCGTGTGGTGGTGATCGGCGGCGGCCTGGCCGGCCTCCGCCTCGCCCAGCGCCTCGCCCCCGCCGTGGTGACCGTACTCGGCGAGGAGGACCACGCCCCCTACAACCGGGTGCTGCTCGCCGAGGTCCTCGCGGGCCGGTACGCCCCCGAGGTCGCCGCGCTGCCGGCGGCCGGGCCGGGGCTGCGGCGCGGGGTGCGGGCGGTCCGGATCGACCGGGCCGAGCGGCGGGTGCACGGCGACGACGGCTCGGTGGAGCCCTACGACACCCTGGTGCTGGCCACCGGCTCCAATCCGGTGCTGCCGCCGCTGCGCGGCCTGTTCGAACCGGAGGGGCGGGACCTGCCGGACGGGGTGCACCCCTTCCGCACCATGGACGACTGCCTGGCCCTGGGCGAGGCGGTCCGGCCGGGGCTGCGGGTGGTGGTCATCGGCGGCGGCCTGCTCGGCGTCTCGGCCGCACGGGCGCTGGCCGCCCGGGGTGCCCAGGTGGTCCTCACCCAGCAGGGCGAACGCCTGATGGAACGCCAGCTCGACACGGAGGCGTCGGCACTGCTGCACGCCCACCTGACCGCCCTGGGCGTGGAGATCCACACCGAGTGCCGGGTCCGCGGCCTCAGCACACAGCCGTCCGCCGGCCGCCGCCGGGTCACCGGGGCCGAGCTCGCCGACGGGTACCGGCTGGACGCCGATCTGGTGGTGCTGGCCTGCGGCGTACGGCCCCGGACGGGGCTGGCGCAGGCCGCCGGGCTCGCCGTGCGCCGCGGCGTCCTGGTCGACGACGAACTGCGCACCAGCGATCCGCACATCCATGCCATCGGCGACTGCGCGGAGCACGCCGGGCAGGTGTACGGCCTGGCGGGGCCCGCCCTGGAACAGGCCGAGGTGCTGGCCACCCTCCTGACCGACCGCGCCCGCGAGCCCGCCTCCCCGGACGGCGCCGCCGCCGGCGGCGGTGTGACCGCCAACGCCCCCCGCACCTACACCGGCACCCGCGCCCTCACCCGCCTCACCCTCCCCACCGGCATCGACCTGGCCGCCTTCGGCCAGACCACCCCCGGTCCCGGCGACGACGTGATCCGCCTCGCCGACGCCACCCGCCGGACCTACCGCAAGGTCGTCGTCCGCGGCGACCGGCTCGTCGGCGGAGTGCTCCTCGGCGAACTCTCCGCCGTCGGAACCCTCGCCCGCACCTGGGAGGGCGACGAACCCCTGCACGCCACGCACCAGCTGATCCACCTGCTCACCGACGACGGAGGCTCCTGA
- a CDS encoding ferric reductase-like transmembrane domain-containing protein, protein MRASVAGGAGAVVLVWAAQVRPSARLDALFATAAHLTGLLAGYGVLVLLFLMARVPAVEHGVGADRLARWHAAGGKHVLLLLGGHGLFALLGYAVHEGLDVLTAARELLGYPALAAAAAGTGLLAAVGLTSARAARRRLSHEAWRGVHLLVYPAAALGFAHQLAGPDLDLLGWFWALAHATVAVLLVWYRAVVPVRQALRHTLRVAEVRDEGPGVVSVVVYGAHLAELRAEPGQFLRWRFLHRRLWHTALPFSLSAPVRDDTLRITVKALGGHSRRIRRLRPGTRVIATGPFGALTAARRTRAKVLLIAGGVGITPMRALFETLPGGPGELTLLYRAGAEEHLVLRAELEAIAAGRQAGLHYLLGPSDGAYDPLAPQALRALVPDLAEHDVYLCGPPGLAEATSAALRRAGVPAGRIHSECFSF, encoded by the coding sequence ATGAGGGCCTCAGTGGCCGGCGGGGCGGGGGCGGTCGTCCTGGTGTGGGCGGCCCAGGTACGGCCCTCCGCGCGGCTCGACGCCCTGTTCGCGACCGCCGCCCACCTGACCGGGCTGCTCGCCGGGTACGGGGTGCTGGTCCTGCTCTTCCTGATGGCCCGGGTGCCCGCCGTCGAGCACGGCGTCGGCGCCGACCGGCTGGCCCGCTGGCACGCCGCCGGCGGGAAACACGTCCTGCTGCTCCTGGGCGGCCACGGCCTCTTCGCCCTCCTCGGGTACGCCGTGCACGAGGGGCTCGACGTGCTCACCGCCGCCCGGGAGCTGCTCGGCTATCCCGCGCTCGCCGCCGCTGCCGCCGGCACCGGGCTGCTGGCCGCCGTGGGCCTCACCTCCGCCCGCGCCGCCCGCCGCCGGCTGTCCCACGAAGCCTGGCGGGGCGTCCATCTGCTGGTGTACCCCGCCGCCGCCCTCGGCTTCGCCCACCAGCTCGCCGGGCCCGATCTGGACCTGCTGGGCTGGTTCTGGGCCCTCGCCCACGCCACCGTCGCCGTGCTGCTGGTCTGGTACCGGGCGGTGGTCCCGGTACGGCAGGCCCTGCGGCACACGCTGCGGGTCGCCGAGGTCCGCGACGAGGGGCCGGGGGTGGTGTCCGTGGTCGTATACGGGGCGCACCTGGCCGAACTGCGTGCGGAGCCGGGCCAGTTCCTGCGCTGGCGGTTCCTGCACCGCCGGCTCTGGCACACGGCCCTGCCGTTCTCCCTCTCCGCGCCGGTCCGCGACGACACCCTCCGCATCACCGTGAAGGCGCTCGGCGGGCACAGCCGCCGGATCCGCCGGCTGCGGCCCGGCACCCGGGTGATCGCCACCGGCCCGTTCGGGGCGCTCACCGCGGCCCGCCGCACCCGCGCCAAGGTGCTGCTGATCGCGGGCGGGGTCGGGATCACCCCGATGCGCGCGCTGTTCGAGACGCTGCCCGGCGGGCCCGGGGAGCTCACCCTGCTCTACCGGGCCGGGGCCGAGGAGCACCTGGTGCTGCGGGCCGAGCTGGAGGCGATCGCGGCCGGGCGGCAGGCCGGGCTGCACTATCTGCTCGGCCCGTCCGACGGGGCGTACGACCCGCTCGCCCCGCAGGCGCTGCGCGCGCTGGTGCCGGACCTGGCCGAGCACGACGTCTACCTGTGCGGGCCGCCGGGGCTGGCCGAGGCGACCTCGGCGGCACTGCGCCGGGCCGGGGTTCCGGCGGGGCGCATCCACTCCGAGTGCTTCAGCTTCTGA
- a CDS encoding sulfite exporter TauE/SafE family protein: MPDITLTMIIVLCLVAAAAGWIDAVVGGGGLLLLPALLLGLPSHVPYTHALGTNKAVSIVGTTGAAVTFARKAPVDVKVALRICLAAMAGAAAGALLAGSIPKEAMMPVIMVVLLLVAAFVIFRPSFGAVPVDGPVTRQRMIAAILLAGVGIGLYDGLLGPGTGTFLVLILTGLLRLDLLTASATAKIVNAGTNAGALVVFAFQGAVMWQLAALMAVFNLAGGQAGARMALKKGSGFVRMVLLTVVCALVLKLGWEQWA, translated from the coding sequence GTGCCTGACATAACCCTGACGATGATCATCGTGCTGTGCCTGGTGGCCGCCGCCGCGGGCTGGATCGACGCCGTGGTGGGCGGTGGCGGACTACTGCTTCTGCCCGCCCTGCTGCTCGGACTGCCCTCCCACGTGCCGTACACGCATGCGCTCGGCACCAACAAGGCGGTGTCGATCGTCGGGACCACCGGCGCGGCCGTCACCTTCGCGCGCAAGGCGCCCGTCGATGTGAAGGTGGCGCTCCGGATCTGCCTGGCGGCGATGGCGGGCGCCGCCGCCGGCGCCCTGCTCGCCGGGTCCATCCCAAAAGAGGCCATGATGCCGGTGATCATGGTGGTGCTGCTGCTGGTCGCCGCCTTCGTGATCTTCCGGCCCTCGTTCGGGGCGGTGCCGGTCGACGGGCCCGTCACCCGGCAGCGGATGATCGCCGCGATCCTCCTCGCGGGCGTCGGCATCGGCCTCTACGACGGTCTGCTCGGCCCCGGTACCGGCACCTTCCTGGTGCTGATCCTCACCGGACTGCTCCGCCTCGACCTGCTGACCGCCTCCGCCACCGCCAAGATCGTGAACGCCGGTACCAACGCCGGTGCCCTCGTCGTCTTCGCCTTCCAGGGCGCGGTGATGTGGCAGCTGGCCGCCCTGATGGCGGTGTTCAACCTGGCCGGGGGGCAGGCCGGAGCCCGGATGGCCCTCAAGAAGGGCAGCGGGTTCGTCCGGATGGTGCTGCTGACCGTGGTGTGCGCGCTGGTGCTCAAGCTCGGCTGGGAGCAGTGGGCCTGA
- the cutA gene encoding divalent-cation tolerance protein CutA → MASVDRPVPEPPAVAVVTVATTVDSAEAAHALARDAVESRTAACAQVLGPVTSVYRWRGEVETAREWQVLFKTTAAGYPALAARLAAGHPYDTPEIIATPVVHGSADYLAWVAAEVAP, encoded by the coding sequence GTGGCATCGGTCGACCGGCCCGTACCCGAACCGCCGGCGGTGGCGGTCGTCACCGTGGCCACCACCGTGGATTCGGCGGAGGCGGCCCACGCGCTGGCCCGGGACGCCGTGGAGTCGCGGACCGCCGCCTGCGCCCAGGTGCTGGGCCCGGTCACCTCCGTGTACCGGTGGAGGGGCGAGGTCGAGACCGCCCGGGAGTGGCAGGTCCTGTTCAAGACCACCGCCGCCGGCTACCCCGCCCTGGCGGCCCGGCTGGCCGCCGGCCACCCGTACGACACGCCGGAGATCATCGCCACCCCCGTGGTGCACGGCAGCGCGGACTACCTCGCCTGGGTCGCGGCGGAGGTCGCACCGTGA